A single window of Haliotis asinina isolate JCU_RB_2024 chromosome 5, JCU_Hal_asi_v2, whole genome shotgun sequence DNA harbors:
- the LOC137284253 gene encoding protein FAM227A-like: protein MADLINRVGSPMDICEESLDESPDKIEKRKKLLALKQRTRSPFLIGSIEAVNKKISNLDRKLQGYTQLVCESRAASHADLADLFPANAMGRDRYHQREKETKEVNCFAGIYTLKSTLVPGLSQRVKHISKISLQPSKTTISAKKETGKPKFVELHQYPGYDPTELTPLPDGIAAADMLKNAAGASMGLDRKPHFKPEFDHLFYSQMSQAVLQDLFWYYFLEKFQSSRNSQVKLFNRIAHNYVKLTIYAKNPVYRDTFLKAYPMLMCQAVYSAFCHAFPDSYRQFGEVFKDDLVALIMEWMTGLRLAPRVWLTWNMDHLEPANIKMREEILSQKNKKSSTAINFDFLDSLVSSVPSQYTSNTSLNQSGSRSSLSSNWTQKKYVPRIPRARKSTQSLSRKVSTLKVVSPASSQDSHVIDTVADAQISPRKQSQKLLDPRKLLEALTPIREITGEDEDPHTDIEDKKLSQMSASAAKEISHSRDSAGKIESHPACRGPDFVRSAFNISGHSPLVAHFMKMKNLTTEAGVNFRVQRTEMENLPALDTPTYRDVIRTSLKTIKDIEQQFSQMYTQSMRENTVFVKKQNAIMREHMQKESALLSRTKEVKRLSDLLILEQRKGEDSISAGADAAIEAALMAQE from the exons ATGGCGGATCTCATCAATCGGGTAGGGTCGCCCATGGACATTTGCGAAGAAAGTCTTGACGAGTCTCCGGATAAAATAGAAAAAAGGAAAAAGCTTTTGGCACTTAAACAACGAACAAGATCAC catttctgattggttccaTTGAAGCAGTAAACAAGAAGATCAGCAATTTGGATCGTAAGCTTCAGGGTTACACTCAGCTAGTGTGTGAGAGCCGTGCTGCCAGCCATGCAGACCTGGCTGACCTGTTTCCGGCCAATGCTATGGGTCGGGACAGGTATCATCAGAGAG aaaaggAGACCAAAGAAGTGAACTGTTTTGCTGGAATCTATACTCTAAAGTCCA CCCTTGTCCCTGGACTCAGCCAAAGAGTGAAACACATATCCAAGATCAGTTTGCAGCCCAGCAAGACAACTATCAGT GCCAAAAAGGAGACAGGAAAACCAAAATTTGTTGAG CTGCATCAGTATCCTGGCTATGACCCTACAGAGTTAACTCCCCTACCAGATGGGATCGCTGCTGCCGACATGCTGAAAAATGCAGCTGGGGCTTCCATGGGACTTGACCGCAAG CCACACTTCAAGCCCGAGTTTGATCACCTGTTCTACTCACAGATGTCACAAGCAGTACTGCAG GATCTGTTCTGGTACTATTTCCTGGAGAAGTTTCAGTCCAGTCGCAACTCCCAGGTGAAGCTGTTTAACCGTATCGCCCACAACTATGTGAAGCTGACAATTTATGCCAAGAACCCAGTGTACAGGGACACATTCCTCAAG GCATACCCAATGCTGATGTGCCAGGCTGTCTACTCTGCCTTCTGCCACGCCTTCCCAGACTCATACCGACAGTTCGGAGAGGTCTTCAAGGATGACCTTGTGGCCCTCATCATGGAGTGGATGACAG GGCTGCGTCTAGCCCCAAGGGTGTGGCTGACCTGGAACATGGATCATCTGGAACCAGCCAACATCAAGATGAGGGAAGAAATACTCTCACAGAAGAACAAGAAGT CCAGCACAGCCATCAACTTTGACTTCCTGGACAGTCTGGTGTCCAGCGTTCCAAGCCAGTACACCTCCAACACTTCCCTCAACCAGTCGGGATCACGATCGTCTCTCTCTTCCAATTGGACTCAGAAGAAATATGTGCCCAGGATACCTCGTGCTCGTAAAAGCACTCAGTCGCTGTCTCGTAAAGTTTCAACTTTGAAAGTAGTATCCCCTGCATCTTCCCAGGATTCCCATGTGATTGACACAGTTGCCGATGCACAGATCAGTCCCAGAAAACAGTCCCAGAAGCTGTTGGACCCTCGGAAGTTGCTGGAAGCCCTGACTCCAATCCGAGAAATTACTGGGGAAGATGAAGACCCACACACGGACATAGAGGACAAGAAGCTCTCCCAGATGTCTGCATCTGCAGCTAAAGAAATCTCACACTCCCGGGACAGTGCAGGCAAGATTGAG TCACACCCTGCCTGTCGAGGCCCCGACTTTGTGAGATCTGCCTTCAACATCAGCGGCCACAGTCCCCTGGTTGCACACTTCATGAAGATGAAGAACCTGACAACTGAAGCGGGTGTTAATTTCCGGGTGCAGAGGACAGAGATGGAAAACCTGCCAGC TCTAGATACCCCAACCTACAGGGATGTGATCCGTACATCTCTTAAGACCATCAAAGACATAGAGCAGCAATTCTCACA AATGTACACCCAGAGTATGCGTGAGAACACTGTGTTTGTCaagaagcagaatgcaatcatgCGGGAACATATGCAGAAGGAATCAGCCCTCTTGTCGAGGACTAAGGAGGTCAAGAGGCTCAGTGATCTGCTCATTCTGGAACAGAGA AAAGGTGAAGATTCCATTTCTGCTGGAGCAGACGCTGCCATAGAAGCAGCACTAATGGCACAAGAGTGA